In a single window of the Falco rusticolus isolate bFalRus1 chromosome 11, bFalRus1.pri, whole genome shotgun sequence genome:
- the LOC119155520 gene encoding selenoprotein Pb-like, with the protein MALLVLALAAWLGLASASEGETNSSRLCQEAPAWSINGSSPMAGVAGRVTVVALLKASUHFCLQQAHRLGGLRERLARQGTVDVRYMIINEKAPLSHAMFGELERQAPPGVPVFQPEPEDPDVWQVLGGDKDDFLIYDRCGRLAFHIQLPYSFLHFPYVESAIRFTHSKDFCGNCSLYPNTTQQGNSTMEVPVTLSPLPEQEGKKSETLIHHHNPLHPHHHHEVGSEKATDPSGDHEPAPHAHHHHGDHGQPYHEGKKQQKEGNEH; encoded by the exons ATGGCGCTGCTGGTGCTGGCCCTGGCcgcctggctggggctggcctcAGCCTCCGAGGGGGAAACCAACAGCAGCCGGCTCTGCCAGGAGGCACCGGCATGGAGCATCAACGGCTCGagccccatggcaggggtggCGGGGCGGGTGACGGTGGTGGCCCTGCTGAAGGCCAGCTGAcacttctgcctgcagcaggccCACAG ACTCGGGGGCCTGCGAGAGAGGCTGGCCCGGCAGGGCACGGTCGATGTCCGCTACATGATCATCAACGAGAAGGCGCCGCTCTCCCACGCCATGTTCGGGGAGCTGGAGCGCCAGGCCCCCCCAGGCGTGCCCGTCTTCCAGCCAGAGCCGGAGGACCCCGATGTCTGGCAGGTCCTGGGGGGTGACAAGGACGACTTCCTCATCTACGACCG GTGCGGCCGCCTGGCTTTCCACATCCAGCTGCCCTACAGCTTCCTCCACTTCCCCTACGTGGAGTCGGCTATCCGCTTCACCCACAGCAAGGACTTCTGTGGCAACTGCTCCCTCTACCCCAACACCACCCAGCAG GGTAACAGTACTATGGAGGTCCCTGTAACCCTGAGCCCCCTTCCTGAACAAGAAGGGAAGAAGTCGGAGACCCTCATCCACCATCACAATCCCCTCCATCCTCACCACCACCATGAAGTTGGCAGCGAGAAAGCCACAGACCCGAGTGGGGACCATGAGCCTGCCCCCCATGCTCACCACCACCATGGGGACCATGGCCAGCCCTATCACgaggggaagaagcagcagaaggaggGAAATGAGCACTaa